One genomic window of Procambarus clarkii isolate CNS0578487 chromosome 43, FALCON_Pclarkii_2.0, whole genome shotgun sequence includes the following:
- the LOC138373700 gene encoding serine/arginine-rich splicing factor 4-like: protein MEQPRGGAVTRGSSHKRQQSREAAVTRGSSHERQQSQEAAVTRGSSHKRQQSQEAAVTRDSSHERQQSQEAAVTRGSSHKRQQSQETAVTRGSSHKRQQSREAAVTRGSSHKRQQSREAAVTRGSSHERQQSQEAAVTRGSSHKRQQSQEAAVTRGSSHKRQQSQETAITRGSSHKRQQSREAAVTRDSNHERQQSQEAAVTRGSSHKRQQSQEAAVTRGSSHKRQQSREAAVTRGSSHKRQQSREAAVTRGSSHKRQQGSQEAAVTRGSRGHKRQQSQEAAVIRGSSHERQQSQEAAVTRGSSHKRQQGS, encoded by the coding sequence ATGGAGCAGCCCCGTGGTGGAGCAGTCACGAGAGGCAGCAGTCACAAGAGACAGCAGTCACGAGAGGCAGCAGTCACAAGAGGCAGCAGTCACGAGAGGCAGCAGTCACAAGAGGCAGCAGTCACGAGAGGCAGCAGTCACAAGAGGCAGCAGTCACAAGAGGCAGCAGTCACAAGAGACAGCAGTCACGAGAGGCAGCAGTCACAAGAGGCAGCAGTCACAAGAGGCAGCAGTCACAAGAGACAGCAGTCACAAGAGACAGCAGTCACGAGAGGCAGCAGTCACAAGAGACAGCAATCACGAGAGGCAGCAGTCACAAGAGGCAGCAGTCACAAGAGGCAGCAGTCACGAGAGGCAGCAGTCACAAGAGGCAGCAGTCACGAGAGGCAGCAGTCACAAGAGGCAGCAGTCACAAGAGGCAGCAGTCACAAGAGGCAGCAGTCACAAGAGGCAGCAGTCACAAGAGGCAGCAGTCACAAGAGACAGCAGTCACAAGAGACAGCAATCACGAGAGGCAGCAGTCACAAGAGGCAGCAGTCACGAGAGGCAGCAGTCACAAGAGACAGCAATCACGAGAGGCAGCAGTCACAAGAGGCAGCAGTCACGAGAGGCAGCAGTCACAAGAGACAGCAGTCACAAGAGGCAGCAGTCACGAGAGGCAGCAGTCACAAGAGACAGCAATCACGAGAGGCAGCAGTCACAAGAGGCAGCAGTCACAAGAGACAGCAATCACGAGAGGCAGCAGTCACAAGAGGCAGCAGTCACAAGAGGCAGCAGGGGTCACAAGAGGCAGCAGTCACAAGAGGCAGCAGGGGTCACAAGAGGCAGCAGTCACAAGAGGCAGCAGTCATTAGAGGCAGCAGTCACGAGAGACAGCAGTCACAAGAGGCAGCAGTCACAAGAGGCAGCAGTCATAAGAGGCAGCAGGGGTCATAA